Proteins from one Rosa chinensis cultivar Old Blush chromosome 7, RchiOBHm-V2, whole genome shotgun sequence genomic window:
- the LOC112178721 gene encoding E3 ubiquitin-protein ligase BOI has product MAVQAQYPSNILFLNRNAQEPHDYSLQAQQGLYLDQSHMLFNNGVGGNSTNQRKRGRETSVGTDITPSMIPFSLQPPQLIDLSQLHNHNHNHNHHPNVVSTGLRLSFGDQQQQFQQHHHNQQQQQQQQQQDCHSSSSLLSVLAEDFASQIKQQRDELDQFLQAQGEQLQRTLAEKRQTHYRALLGAAEESISRKLREKEAEVQKATRRNAELEARAAQLSVEAQIWQAKARAQEATAASLQVQVQQAKAMMSAGFQVAGAQDSRRADDGLTCAENQAEDAESGYIDPERATGSGPSCKACRKGVASVVLLPCRHLCLCTECDQMVQSCPLCLTLRNSSVEVFLC; this is encoded by the exons ATGGCAGTTCAAGCTCAGTACCCTTCCAATATTCTATTCCTAAACAG AAACGCACAAGAACCGCATGATTATTCATTACAAGCGCAACAGGGATTGTACCTTGATCAATCCCACATGCTATTCAACAATGGTGTAGGAG GGAATAGTACTAATCAGcgcaagagaggaagagaaactTCAGTTGGCACTGATATCACACCTTCAATGATTCCCTTCTCTTTGCAACCTCCTCAACTCATCGACCTCTCTCAGCTCcacaatcacaatcacaaccaCAACCACCATCCCAATGTCGTCTCCACCGGCCTCCGATTATCTTTTGGAgaccaacaacaacaatttcaaCAGCATCAtcacaatcaacaacaacaacagcagcaacaacaacaggATTGTCACTCTTcttcatctctgttgtctgttTTGGCAGAGGACTTCGCCtcccaaatcaaacaacagagGGACGAATTAGACCAGTTCCTTCAAGCCCAG GGGGAACAACTACAGCGCACATTAGCAGAGAAGCGGCAGACACACTACCGTGCGCTACTGGGCGCAGCTGAGGAGTCTATTTCCCGTAAATTGCGAGAGAAGGAGGCAGAGGTCCAAAAGGCCACGCGCAGGAATGCCGAGTTAGAGGCACGCGCCGCCCAGCTCAGCGTTGAGGCGCAGATATGGCAGGCCAAGGCGCGTGCGCAGGAGGCCACCGCCGCGTCCCTCCAGGTCCAAGTCCAACAGGCCAAGGCCATGATGAGCGCCGGGTTCCAAGTGGCGGGTGCGCAGGATAGCAGGAGAGCCGACGATGGGCTAACATGCGCCGAAAACCAGGCGGAGGATGCCGAGTCAGGGTACATTGACCCGGAACGCGCCACCGGGTCGGGTCCGAGTTGTAAAGCGTGTCGGAAAGGAGTGGCGTCGGTGGTGCTGTTGCCGTGTCGGCACCTATGCCTCTGTACAGAGTGTGACCAAATGGTTCAGTCCTGCCCATTGTGTCTCACCTTGAGAAATTCGAGTGTGGAAGTCTTCCTTTGCTAG